From a single bacterium genomic region:
- a CDS encoding AMP-binding protein, translated as MPQEAVQAHGVGETDSAFYPNQVNYRPLTPISFLEWAATVHPDHVALVDGQAQYDYAELYERSCRLAGALHALGVEEGQVVGVMSPNTAMMVEAHYAIPMLGAVIATINPRRDVETLAYLLGHSEANVVLVDYSCLGRLNEAIALLARPPAVIVAGMPKAKKGKNTKIRDYETFVMSGSANFRAVGPHDEWQSIGLNYTQGTESAPKGVLYHHRGAYLDTLANVVSGGMGRDTVYLWTLPMFRAHGWCHVWSVAAVAGTQICLPSLDVVDDIIALIKHHKVTHMGGKRGLLAWLAERVKGKKLSQPVVLEVVDDGYNPADIEILKKAGFKITLLYGMTETYGPAAICQFSENKQEGLRAHTSAHYPTLDRLELMHPDTMKPVPLDGKSVGEIMIRGNTVFKGYYKDPAATKRAFRGGMFHTGDMGVIHPDGHVEITTRRGQDSKHGFSLPAWLEKLEAEASERAIRAVVLEIPGNLRQDDVRYALFVDAGDSDIKTKKSFQKWLDERLKESERDMLALHMVNEIPLTEDGDVMRYRLLDHLR; from the coding sequence ATGCCCCAGGAAGCAGTGCAGGCCCATGGCGTGGGCGAAACGGACAGCGCTTTTTACCCCAACCAGGTGAATTACCGGCCGTTGACGCCGATATCCTTCCTTGAATGGGCCGCCACCGTGCACCCGGACCATGTGGCCCTGGTGGATGGCCAGGCCCAGTATGATTATGCCGAGCTTTATGAGCGCAGTTGCCGCCTGGCGGGTGCCCTGCATGCGCTGGGCGTGGAAGAAGGGCAGGTGGTGGGGGTGATGTCTCCCAACACAGCGATGATGGTGGAGGCGCATTATGCCATCCCCATGCTTGGGGCGGTGATTGCCACGATCAACCCCCGGCGCGATGTGGAGACGCTGGCCTATCTGCTGGGGCATAGCGAGGCGAACGTGGTGCTGGTGGATTACAGCTGCCTTGGCAGGCTGAATGAGGCGATCGCCTTGCTGGCGCGTCCGCCCGCGGTGATTGTGGCGGGGATGCCGAAGGCCAAGAAGGGCAAGAACACTAAAATTCGCGATTATGAGACATTTGTGATGAGCGGCTCGGCGAATTTTCGCGCGGTGGGCCCGCATGACGAGTGGCAGTCCATCGGGCTGAATTATACGCAGGGCACGGAAAGCGCGCCGAAGGGCGTTTTGTATCATCATCGCGGCGCGTATCTGGATACGCTGGCCAATGTCGTCAGCGGTGGCATGGGGCGTGACACGGTGTATCTGTGGACGCTGCCGATGTTCCGCGCCCACGGCTGGTGCCATGTATGGTCGGTGGCGGCGGTGGCAGGCACGCAGATCTGCCTGCCTTCGCTGGATGTGGTGGATGATATCATCGCGCTTATCAAGCACCATAAGGTGACGCATATGGGCGGCAAGCGTGGGCTGCTGGCCTGGCTGGCCGAGCGGGTGAAAGGCAAAAAACTATCCCAGCCGGTGGTGCTGGAGGTGGTGGATGACGGGTATAACCCTGCCGATATCGAGATTCTCAAGAAAGCCGGTTTCAAGATTACGCTGCTTTACGGCATGACGGAGACCTACGGCCCGGCGGCAATCTGCCAGTTCAGTGAGAATAAGCAGGAAGGGCTGCGTGCGCATACCTCGGCGCATTATCCCACGCTTGACCGGCTTGAGCTGATGCACCCGGACACGATGAAGCCCGTACCGCTGGACGGCAAAAGCGTGGGTGAGATCATGATCCGCGGTAATACGGTGTTCAAGGGCTATTACAAGGACCCGGCGGCGACGAAGCGCGCCTTCCGCGGGGGGATGTTCCATACGGGCGATATGGGGGTGATCCATCCGGACGGGCATGTGGAAATCACCACACGGCGCGGACAGGACAGCAAGCACGGTTTCAGCCTGCCCGCCTGGCTGGAGAAGCTGGAGGCGGAGGCATCCGAGCGGGCCATCCGTGCCGTGGTGCTGGAGATACCGGGTAATTTACGTCAAGATGATGTGCGCTATGCGTTGTTTGTGGATGCGGGCGACAGCGATATCAAAACCAAGAAATCCTTCCAGAAATGGCTCGATGAGCGATTGAAGGAAAGTGAGCGCGACATGCTGGCGCTGCATATGGTGAATGAAATTCCCCTGACGGAAGACGGGGATGTGATGCGCTATCGCTTGCTGGATCACTTGAGGTAG
- a CDS encoding outer membrane beta-barrel protein → MKPIYMVCAALLAGTTLAGAAQASEGAFPKWYVGLATGYTSQMDADYGTNSEVSFDGGYNFSASLGYRPVSAPFLRLEAEVFHNKNDNDKFTVGGVGTNLNGDFATSAIMANLMFDFHNSSRFTPYLGFGGGAATVKLDSGTGNDDDNVWAYQFKAGVAYSPVTMPNLDLTLGYRLLGTTDATINGVDLEGIMSHSAEVGARFNF, encoded by the coding sequence ATGAAACCTATATATATGGTATGTGCGGCCTTGCTGGCAGGCACCACGTTGGCAGGCGCAGCTCAGGCGAGCGAAGGCGCATTTCCCAAGTGGTATGTTGGCCTTGCCACCGGTTATACCAGCCAGATGGATGCCGATTACGGCACCAATTCCGAAGTCAGCTTCGACGGCGGTTACAATTTCTCGGCATCGCTCGGCTATCGCCCGGTGTCTGCTCCGTTCCTGCGATTGGAAGCGGAAGTGTTCCACAATAAAAACGACAATGATAAATTCACGGTGGGCGGTGTTGGCACGAACCTGAATGGTGATTTCGCCACTTCGGCCATCATGGCGAACCTGATGTTCGACTTCCATAACAGCAGCCGCTTCACGCCGTATCTCGGCTTCGGGGGCGGTGCCGCAACGGTGAAGCTGGACAGTGGCACGGGTAATGACGACGACAATGTGTGGGCCTACCAGTTCAAAGCCGGTGTTGCCTACTCGCCCGTTACGATGCCGAACCTGGACCTGACGCTGGGCTATCGCCTGCTGGGGACGACGGATGCCACCATCAATGGCGTGGATCTGGAAGGCATCATGTCGCACAGCGCAGAAGTGGGCGCACGCTTCAACTTCTAA